In Mercenaria mercenaria strain notata chromosome 14, MADL_Memer_1, whole genome shotgun sequence, the following are encoded in one genomic region:
- the LOC128548296 gene encoding uncharacterized protein LOC128548296 isoform X2, translated as MRKSQKTTVACHFQCSGKDEYNQTITSPEESTYGVYCFLTAASTVAHLTAFLFACSLMYTCAKICCVPVCGCIYRCLVSAGHTWYIFIAIGGFCNLAGSVALPIVVPAEDVINIYGYQLALGSLGFDIIT; from the exons ATGAGGAAGAGCCAAAAGACAACTGTTGCCTGCCATTTTCAGTGTTCTGGTAAAGACGAATACAACCAAACCATCACATCACCAG AGGAGTCTACTTATGGTGTTTATTGTTTCCTAACAGCGGCTAGTACTGTCGCACACCTTACGGCTTTTCTCTTTGCATGTTCCTTGATGTACACTTGTGCAAAGATATGCTGTGTGCCTGTGTGTGGTTGCATATATCGTTGCCTAGTTAGCGCTGGACATACTTGGTACATATTCATTGCCATAGGAG GTTTCTGTAATCTAGCGGGAAGCGTAGCACTACCTATCGTTGTGCCAGCTGAAGATGTAATTAACATTTATGGATACCAACTTGCACTAGGCAGTCTTGGTTTTGACATTATCACG tgA
- the LOC128548296 gene encoding uncharacterized protein LOC128548296 isoform X1: MRKSQKTTVACHFQCSGKDEYNQTITSPEESTYGVYCFLTAASTVAHLTAFLFACSLMYTCAKICCVPVCGCIYRCLVSAGHTWYIFIAIGGFCNLAGSVALPIVVPAEDVINIYGYQLALGSLGFDIITVTAWIAFMKYHGVPDRRYFLGSSKKIADYEINVTKSRTDTTYRHASGHTETRKGIPMNNNIITLLNGSVTKYN; encoded by the exons ATGAGGAAGAGCCAAAAGACAACTGTTGCCTGCCATTTTCAGTGTTCTGGTAAAGACGAATACAACCAAACCATCACATCACCAG AGGAGTCTACTTATGGTGTTTATTGTTTCCTAACAGCGGCTAGTACTGTCGCACACCTTACGGCTTTTCTCTTTGCATGTTCCTTGATGTACACTTGTGCAAAGATATGCTGTGTGCCTGTGTGTGGTTGCATATATCGTTGCCTAGTTAGCGCTGGACATACTTGGTACATATTCATTGCCATAGGAG GTTTCTGTAATCTAGCGGGAAGCGTAGCACTACCTATCGTTGTGCCAGCTGAAGATGTAATTAACATTTATGGATACCAACTTGCACTAGGCAGTCTTGGTTTTGACATTATCACG GTTACAGCCtggattgcctttatgaaatacCATGGTGTGCCAGATCGTAGATACTTCCTTGGTTCCTCAAAGAAGATAGCCGATTACGAAATCAACGTAACTAAATCGAGAACTGACACAACATACAGACATGCCTCTGGGCATACGGAAACTAGAAAAGGAATTCCTATGAACAATAATATTATTACTCTCTTAAACGGATCCGTTACTAAGTATAATTGA